The following are from one region of the Phormidium sp. PBR-2020 genome:
- a CDS encoding WD40 repeat domain-containing protein: MAVLLLLPLRCHFLLLMRSPNQLEVAEYLCWVSAVIGTLVAVISSRIVFAGVPISLSLLLNLINRRRLEVMLNHQAMTALMQLQDQVCQEFDALYRDQPDLRMASQTSRPPSPQPLDVSISSSALGESQWQGLAEQLQQLQGQYDQLHRTLADTIDYLNHSPVPQRLDGLEHRLSQVYQELSQLRQQWQTTIPIEVPIQVRDRSVEGEVSTPAVTREAAVDVSRETLKPGTSSVDLPFPTPRETPTVASSGPVTPPPVPTFSIERRSEKRDGVIEPSLPLEKGVVPTTPVPQPVRERSQTISHKINRPEPAAETSPEREPEPLRVTEVGLPEFQPAAEAQGLPQQVWHCVFTLEDCQDWISDLLITPDGELLIAASFDKTIPVWHLKTGELIGALTDHESPVCSLTLSQDGSLLASGSWDKTVKLWDIQGLRQFRPTAKKPWDGTLFLGDTLTDETEEAGSVRSLSMTPDGRFIVSSWFEAYLQVWQVRVSPKRRRMTTTLCDRALVDQGRVEAVRFTPDGRGLVSAGADGSIVLWSFNGETGQFTRDRLLTEMSVPVNAIAFAAGGTRLVSGSRDHKVRVWDLASGELQGLFEGHRGSVTTLTVCPDGDTVVSGSSDGTVKLWSLEQQGAIASFCDGGDAVMAVAVSPDGGAIVSGTADGTVKVWRRG, translated from the coding sequence ATGGCAGTTTTACTGCTGCTTCCGCTCCGTTGTCATTTTCTGCTGCTGATGCGATCGCCGAATCAACTCGAAGTTGCTGAATATCTCTGCTGGGTGAGTGCTGTCATCGGAACTCTGGTGGCGGTGATTTCCAGTCGAATTGTGTTTGCCGGGGTTCCTATCTCCCTGTCGCTGTTGCTGAATTTAATCAATCGCCGTCGTTTGGAGGTGATGCTAAATCATCAGGCGATGACGGCCTTGATGCAGTTACAAGACCAAGTGTGCCAGGAATTTGATGCCCTCTATCGCGATCAACCGGACTTGAGAATGGCCTCTCAGACGTCCCGTCCTCCCTCGCCGCAACCGTTAGATGTTTCGATCTCCTCGTCCGCCTTGGGTGAGTCACAATGGCAGGGATTGGCTGAGCAGTTGCAGCAGCTTCAGGGGCAATATGATCAGTTGCATCGCACGTTGGCGGATACCATTGATTATCTGAATCATTCTCCAGTGCCGCAACGGTTGGATGGCTTGGAGCATCGTTTAAGTCAGGTCTATCAGGAGTTGAGTCAGCTGCGACAGCAATGGCAGACGACGATTCCCATTGAGGTGCCGATTCAGGTCAGGGACCGGTCGGTGGAGGGGGAGGTTAGCACCCCAGCGGTGACTCGGGAGGCGGCGGTGGATGTCTCGCGGGAGACGCTGAAACCTGGGACGAGTTCTGTCGATTTGCCCTTTCCAACGCCGCGAGAGACGCCAACAGTGGCTAGTTCTGGGCCGGTTACGCCGCCACCGGTTCCTACATTCTCCATTGAACGACGCTCAGAGAAGCGTGATGGCGTTATTGAGCCATCGTTACCCCTAGAGAAGGGGGTGGTGCCGACAACGCCGGTGCCTCAACCGGTTCGGGAGAGGTCGCAGACGATTTCTCACAAGATTAACCGTCCTGAACCGGCGGCTGAGACGTCGCCAGAGAGGGAGCCAGAACCGCTACGGGTGACGGAGGTAGGCCTACCGGAGTTTCAGCCTGCGGCGGAGGCCCAGGGGCTACCGCAACAGGTTTGGCATTGTGTGTTTACTCTTGAGGATTGTCAGGATTGGATTAGTGATTTGCTGATTACGCCGGATGGGGAACTGTTGATTGCGGCGAGTTTTGATAAGACGATTCCGGTGTGGCATCTGAAAACTGGGGAGTTGATTGGGGCGTTGACGGATCATGAGAGTCCGGTCTGTAGTTTAACCCTGAGTCAAGATGGGTCTTTGTTGGCCAGTGGGAGTTGGGATAAGACGGTGAAGTTATGGGATATTCAGGGGCTACGGCAGTTTCGTCCGACGGCGAAGAAACCTTGGGATGGAACTTTGTTTTTAGGGGATACGCTCACCGATGAGACGGAGGAGGCGGGGTCGGTGCGATCGCTCTCGATGACTCCGGATGGCCGGTTTATTGTGAGTAGTTGGTTTGAGGCCTATTTACAGGTTTGGCAGGTGCGGGTGTCTCCGAAACGTCGCCGCATGACGACCACGTTATGCGATCGCGCGTTGGTGGACCAAGGACGGGTTGAGGCGGTTCGCTTTACCCCCGATGGCAGGGGGTTGGTGAGTGCGGGGGCGGATGGCTCGATTGTGCTTTGGTCGTTTAATGGGGAGACGGGACAGTTTACGCGCGATCGCCTGTTGACGGAGATGTCGGTGCCGGTGAATGCGATCGCTTTTGCGGCTGGGGGGACTCGACTGGTGAGTGGGAGTCGAGACCATAAGGTGCGGGTTTGGGATTTGGCCAGTGGGGAGTTACAAGGGCTGTTTGAGGGCCATCGAGGCTCGGTGACAACCCTGACGGTTTGCCCGGATGGGGATACGGTGGTCAGTGGCAGTTCTGATGGGACGGTGAAACTCTGGAGTCTGGAACAGCAGGGGGCGATCGCGTCGTTCTGTGATGGGGGGGATGCGGTGATGGCGGTGGCGGTGAGTCCCGATGGGGGGGCGATCGTGAGTGGGACGGCCGATGGCACGGTCAAGGTCTGGCGACGAGGGTAA
- a CDS encoding DUF2281 domain-containing protein: MLDLNTLQQDINELPEEAQTLLADFIDLLKKRYSTGKKQESNPNQSHHQRSNLEILRDSSLVGCISSDPGLSSNYKSMIKQELDSKYDNC, encoded by the coding sequence ATGCTCGATCTAAACACCCTTCAACAAGATATCAACGAATTGCCTGAAGAAGCACAAACCTTGCTCGCAGATTTCATTGATTTACTAAAAAAAAGATACTCTACTGGAAAAAAACAGGAGAGCAACCCCAACCAATCCCATCATCAACGGAGTAACCTAGAGATTCTAAGAGACTCGAGTTTGGTCGGCTGTATCAGTTCAGATCCTGGACTTTCTAGTAATTATAAATCCATGATAAAACAAGAATTAGACTCGAAGTATGATAATTGTTGA
- a CDS encoding amidohydrolase, with product MTALTSLSIPSPAMLHDRLRPEIRALQPDLVQWRRHLHQRPELGFQEQLTNEFIAAKLKEWGIDYQDGIAKTGIVAVIEGQQPGPVLGIRADMDALPIQEENEVPYKSRHDGKMHACGHDGHTAIALGTAYYLSQHRDFPGTVKLIFQPAEEGPGGAKPMIEAGVLKNPDVDAIIGLHLWNNLPLGTVGVRPGALMGAVELFRAKILGKGGHGAMPHQTVDAIVVGAQVVNALQAIVARNVDPINAAVVTVGEFHSGSALNVIADTAELGGTVRYFKPEYAGFFGRRIEETLAGVTQAYGASYQLDYWELYPATINDPQMAELVGSVAERVIETPAGVVPNCQTMGGEDMSFFLQAVPGCYFFLGSANSEKRLDYPHHHPRFDFDETALAMGVEMFVRCLEKFMENGGYRS from the coding sequence ATGACCGCCTTAACCTCCCTTTCCATTCCCTCCCCTGCTATGCTTCACGATCGCCTCCGTCCCGAGATTCGCGCCCTACAACCGGACCTGGTGCAATGGAGGCGACATCTACACCAGCGGCCAGAACTAGGCTTCCAAGAACAACTCACCAATGAGTTTATCGCCGCAAAACTGAAGGAGTGGGGCATTGACTACCAAGATGGGATCGCCAAAACCGGCATTGTTGCCGTGATTGAAGGTCAGCAACCGGGACCCGTCTTAGGGATTCGGGCTGATATGGATGCCCTCCCCATTCAAGAAGAAAACGAAGTTCCCTATAAATCCCGTCATGACGGCAAAATGCACGCCTGTGGCCATGATGGTCATACCGCCATTGCCCTGGGAACGGCCTATTATCTCAGTCAACATCGGGACTTTCCCGGAACCGTGAAACTGATTTTTCAACCCGCCGAAGAGGGGCCCGGCGGTGCCAAACCGATGATTGAAGCCGGGGTTCTCAAAAATCCCGATGTGGATGCCATTATCGGTCTCCATTTGTGGAATAACCTACCCTTAGGAACCGTCGGGGTTCGTCCCGGAGCCTTAATGGGTGCGGTGGAACTGTTCCGGGCCAAGATTCTCGGCAAGGGGGGTCATGGGGCCATGCCTCATCAAACCGTAGATGCGATCGTCGTGGGGGCGCAAGTGGTGAACGCCCTCCAGGCCATTGTGGCTCGTAATGTCGATCCCATCAACGCCGCTGTCGTCACCGTCGGCGAATTTCACAGTGGTTCGGCCTTAAATGTCATTGCCGATACGGCTGAGTTAGGGGGAACGGTGCGTTACTTTAAACCAGAATATGCCGGCTTTTTTGGTCGTCGCATTGAGGAAACCCTAGCCGGGGTAACTCAGGCCTATGGCGCGAGTTATCAACTCGACTATTGGGAACTCTACCCCGCCACCATCAACGACCCTCAGATGGCGGAACTGGTGGGATCTGTCGCCGAGCGCGTCATTGAAACCCCCGCAGGAGTAGTTCCCAACTGTCAGACGATGGGAGGAGAGGATATGTCCTTTTTCCTACAAGCGGTTCCCGGCTGTTATTTCTTCCTCGGTTCTGCCAACTCAGAAAAACGACTGGATTATCCCCATCACCATCCCCGCTTCGACTTTGATGAAACGGCCTTAGCCATGGGTGTGGAGATGTTTGTCCGTTGTTTGGAGAAGTTTATGGAAAATGGCGGATACCGGTCTTAG
- a CDS encoding response regulator, with the protein MNSQQLDYGTILIVDDNPANLDVLSDFLDSSGFEVLVAQDGYSAIDKVHYAPPHLILLDIMMPGIDGFETCRRLKENPQTQEIPIIFTSALADTVDKVKGLSLGAVDYITKPFQQEEVLARVRLHLKLYFIGQELAQQNSLLEQRVSERTAKLNQAIQELQTAQVQLIQSEKMSSLGQLVAGVAHEINNPVNFIFGNLTHANDYTTSLLEIIQTYQDKYPDPDEELQETLEELELDFLIEDLPKLLKSMQVGAERIREIVLSLRKFSRIDESELKPVDIHDGIDTTLMILHNRVKVRSSSPAIEIVRDYGDLPEIECYSGQLNQVFMNLLANAIDALEEKRDRREATRITITTSRVSENHARISIADNGAGIEESVREKIFNPFFTTKPIGKGTGMGLAIAYSIVVDKHNGSLACLSQLGEGTEFVLEIPCVQPRTNSPAPDIQEVSP; encoded by the coding sequence ATGAACTCACAACAGCTTGACTACGGCACAATTCTGATTGTTGATGACAATCCAGCTAACTTGGATGTCCTATCTGATTTTTTGGACAGTTCTGGGTTTGAGGTTTTAGTGGCTCAAGATGGCTACAGTGCCATCGATAAGGTCCATTATGCACCGCCTCATCTGATTTTATTGGATATTATGATGCCGGGTATTGATGGCTTTGAAACCTGTCGTCGCCTCAAGGAAAATCCTCAAACTCAAGAAATTCCCATTATTTTTACCAGTGCTTTGGCGGATACGGTGGATAAGGTTAAAGGTCTATCTTTGGGAGCCGTTGACTACATCACGAAACCCTTTCAGCAGGAAGAGGTCTTAGCTCGGGTTCGCCTCCATCTCAAACTTTATTTTATTGGGCAAGAGTTGGCACAACAAAATTCGTTACTCGAACAACGCGTCAGTGAACGAACCGCTAAACTCAATCAAGCAATTCAAGAGTTACAAACCGCTCAAGTTCAGTTGATTCAGAGTGAAAAAATGTCTAGCTTGGGGCAACTGGTGGCGGGAGTTGCCCATGAAATTAATAACCCGGTCAATTTTATTTTTGGCAACTTGACTCATGCCAATGATTACACGACAAGTTTATTAGAAATCATCCAAACCTATCAGGATAAATATCCCGACCCCGATGAGGAGTTACAGGAGACCTTAGAGGAGTTGGAGTTGGATTTCTTGATTGAGGATTTACCCAAACTCCTGAAATCAATGCAGGTGGGTGCCGAGCGCATTCGGGAGATTGTTTTGAGTTTACGGAAGTTTTCCCGGATTGATGAGTCGGAGTTGAAGCCGGTGGATATTCATGATGGGATTGATACCACCTTGATGATTCTCCATAACCGCGTTAAGGTGCGCTCTAGCAGCCCCGCCATTGAGATTGTCCGGGATTATGGGGATTTGCCCGAGATTGAATGTTATTCAGGGCAACTGAATCAGGTGTTTATGAATCTTTTGGCCAACGCCATTGATGCCCTAGAGGAGAAACGCGATCGCCGAGAAGCCACGAGGATTACCATCACCACGTCAAGGGTTTCTGAAAACCACGCCCGCATCTCCATCGCCGATAACGGGGCGGGAATTGAAGAGTCGGTGCGGGAGAAGATTTTTAATCCCTTTTTTACCACGAAACCCATTGGCAAAGGAACGGGAATGGGGTTGGCGATCGCCTACTCAATTGTCGTTGATAAACACAATGGCTCTCTCGCCTGTCTCTCACAACTCGGAGAGGGGACGGAATTTGTGCTGGAAATTCCCTGCGTTCAACCCAGAACAAACAGTCCCGCCCCAGACATACAAGAGGTAAGCCCCTAA
- the bioB gene encoding biotin synthase BioB, protein MERLTVVHTPLTKTDSTPMLNAESAGDRTALEVWLNQLADRIIAGEALDRETARQLTEIEGTENILLLCAAADRVRQECCGNVVDLCSIVNVKSGSCSENCGFCSQSAHHPGEDSPIYGLKSPEEILAQAKSAELAGAKRFCLVSQGRGPKYSSPKSQEFEQVLETVRRIIAETSIKPCCALGEVTPEQAQELAEAGVTRYNHNLEASENFFPEIVSTHSWRDRVQTVKNLKAAGIQACTGGILGMGESWGDRLDLAFALRELEVESIPLNLLNPREGTPLGDRDRLDPYEALKAIAIFRLILPTRILRYAGGREAVMGELQALGLKSGLNAMLIGHYLTTMGQPPEKDKEMLESLGLEGGEARVN, encoded by the coding sequence ATGGAGAGATTGACTGTGGTTCATACCCCCCTGACGAAAACAGATTCCACCCCGATGTTAAATGCCGAGTCTGCGGGCGATCGCACGGCGTTGGAAGTCTGGTTAAATCAACTGGCGGATCGTATTATTGCGGGTGAAGCCCTAGACCGCGAGACGGCCAGGCAGTTAACGGAGATTGAGGGAACTGAGAATATTCTCCTCCTCTGTGCCGCCGCCGATCGCGTGCGCCAAGAATGCTGCGGTAATGTGGTGGATTTGTGCAGTATTGTTAATGTGAAGTCGGGCAGTTGTTCAGAAAACTGCGGCTTTTGTTCCCAGTCTGCCCATCATCCCGGTGAAGATTCTCCCATTTATGGCTTGAAGTCCCCGGAAGAGATTTTAGCCCAGGCTAAGTCGGCGGAATTGGCGGGGGCGAAACGCTTTTGTCTGGTGTCTCAGGGTCGCGGTCCTAAATATAGCAGCCCGAAGTCACAAGAGTTTGAGCAGGTTTTAGAAACCGTCCGCCGCATTATTGCCGAAACGAGTATTAAGCCCTGTTGTGCCTTGGGAGAAGTGACCCCGGAACAGGCCCAGGAGTTAGCTGAGGCGGGGGTGACGCGCTACAACCATAATTTGGAAGCCTCAGAAAACTTTTTCCCTGAGATTGTCAGTACCCACAGTTGGCGCGATCGCGTGCAGACGGTGAAGAACTTGAAAGCTGCCGGGATTCAGGCCTGTACTGGGGGCATTTTGGGAATGGGTGAGTCTTGGGGCGATCGCCTCGATTTAGCTTTTGCCCTACGGGAGTTGGAGGTGGAGTCGATTCCGCTGAATTTACTGAATCCTCGGGAAGGAACGCCTCTGGGCGATCGCGATCGTCTCGATCCCTATGAGGCGTTGAAGGCGATCGCCATTTTCCGTCTGATTCTGCCGACGCGCATTCTCCGCTATGCCGGTGGACGGGAAGCGGTGATGGGTGAGTTACAGGCCCTAGGACTCAAATCAGGACTCAATGCCATGTTAATTGGTCATTATCTGACCACCATGGGACAACCCCCGGAAAAGGATAAAGAAATGCTAGAATCCCTCGGTTTAGAAGGGGGAGAAGCGAGGGTAAATTAA
- a CDS encoding pentapeptide repeat-containing protein has translation MANLEHLSMLRQGVETWNQWRDINPHLIPDLYDADLRNYPLQGANLRRVVLGKTSLSLAHLQGADLFQADLYEADLFRANLQQANLQQAYLCRANLYRADLRDSQLQQARLGRSDLTKANLQRANLSHTSFTEANLSQANCQDSDFSYAFLKSVRVYGTNFDNANLSGTCLQDWHINSLTQLETAICKYFYRDYDTWDNKFLHRYPASDQDFLKPGELAQILRPQEQTLKLNFTEPICFQSLVKSLEHLEKDIPKTHTKALEQGEDGSLIIRISVPDQSDIEPLKQAFWTEYNRLRKSPGRRSQPHPTDIFSLLKTLANR, from the coding sequence ATGGCGAACTTAGAACATCTCTCAATGCTGAGACAGGGAGTTGAAACCTGGAACCAATGGCGGGACATCAACCCTCATCTCATCCCAGACCTTTACGACGCAGACTTACGGAATTATCCCCTACAAGGGGCGAACCTAAGACGAGTCGTCCTCGGCAAAACCTCTCTCAGCCTGGCCCACCTCCAGGGGGCTGACTTATTCCAAGCCGATCTCTACGAAGCAGATCTGTTTCGGGCCAACCTACAACAAGCCAATTTACAACAAGCCTATCTCTGTCGGGCCAACCTCTATCGGGCCGACTTACGGGACAGTCAACTACAACAGGCCCGTCTCGGCCGCAGCGATCTCACCAAAGCCAATCTTCAGCGGGCCAATCTCTCCCATACCAGTTTCACCGAAGCCAACCTCAGCCAAGCCAACTGTCAGGATAGCGATTTCAGTTATGCCTTTCTCAAATCCGTCCGCGTCTATGGAACCAACTTTGACAATGCTAACCTGAGCGGAACCTGTCTTCAAGATTGGCATATCAACTCATTAACTCAACTCGAAACTGCCATTTGTAAATACTTTTATCGCGACTACGACACCTGGGATAACAAGTTTTTACATCGCTACCCTGCCTCAGACCAGGACTTTTTAAAACCTGGAGAACTCGCTCAAATTCTCCGCCCCCAAGAGCAAACACTCAAATTAAATTTTACTGAACCGATTTGTTTTCAATCCCTCGTTAAAAGCTTAGAACATCTTGAAAAAGATATCCCCAAAACCCACACCAAAGCCCTAGAACAGGGGGAAGATGGTAGCTTAATCATCCGAATTTCTGTTCCCGACCAATCTGATATTGAGCCATTAAAACAAGCATTTTGGACTGAATATAATCGCCTGCGTAAATCTCCAGGTCGGCGATCGCAACCCCATCCCACTGACATTTTTTCCCTTTTAAAAACCCTGGCAAATCGTTAA
- a CDS encoding dTDP-4-dehydrorhamnose 3,5-epimerase produces the protein MALVRQVEIRTLDSFQGGMAQFYTPQSSHETMLVQVAPQTVDDLFVHHGQTDQLLVVRGSLVLVILQNRRYNYIALSQQQPQVVQIPPGVPHGAINLSDDPCVLVNAVLRHTDPHPRDYRPLKLPFPFDFEAAAAALKNLETPAIASV, from the coding sequence ATGGCTCTGGTACGACAAGTAGAAATTCGGACGTTGGACTCCTTTCAGGGGGGAATGGCCCAGTTCTACACCCCTCAGTCCAGCCACGAGACCATGTTGGTGCAGGTGGCCCCTCAGACCGTTGATGATTTGTTCGTTCATCATGGCCAAACTGACCAATTACTGGTGGTTCGGGGCAGTTTGGTGCTGGTGATTTTGCAGAATCGTCGCTATAACTATATTGCCCTGAGTCAGCAACAGCCCCAGGTGGTGCAGATTCCCCCAGGGGTTCCCCATGGGGCGATTAATTTGAGCGATGACCCCTGTGTTTTAGTTAATGCTGTACTGCGTCACACAGACCCCCACCCTCGGGATTATCGTCCCCTGAAACTGCCATTTCCCTTTGATTTTGAGGCAGCAGCAGCGGCACTAAAAAATCTGGAAACCCCGGCGATCGCCTCGGTGTAG
- a CDS encoding carbohydrate porin encodes MSKLRWTALTSGLSTLSLLALPAIAQGQELSTKQLNGGDSPMLLAQVTSVSQLSDVQPTDWAFQALQSLVERYGCIAGYPDGTFRGNNFMTRFEFAAGLNACLDQILELVDGGEGLDPSDLATIRRLQEEFAAELSTIRGRVDRLEARTSELEANQFSTTTKLQGEAIFALYGIATGDNVIGENIDHIPSFGYRNRLEFHTSFTGRDLLMTRLQSSNIPAFSDVATGYPEGDLFFSDDTGGGVEVDALVYQFPFGNANVVIAANEGVADDFASTVNPFFDGDGGSGALSRFGTRASIYYLMEGSGIGVEYPFGDALSLSAGYFAGDSGDPSRGAGLFNGPYGAMAQLTFTPSDRAEFALTYVNAYNQEMNTGSVLNNVRRFTGDIIPTVSNAYGFQGSFQVSDNFALGGWVGYVNTQTLSTLGQQINRGTLESWNWAVTLAFPDLLLPGNLAGIIVGQEPKITGNRSGLRQLADGENFVRSDPDTSLHVEAFYSLQVSENLTITPGLIWLTAPNHNTNNDDALIGVVRTTFSF; translated from the coding sequence ATGTCTAAACTGCGGTGGACTGCTTTAACCAGTGGCTTAAGCACCTTAAGCTTACTGGCCCTACCCGCGATCGCCCAAGGTCAGGAGCTTTCAACAAAACAGTTGAATGGTGGTGACAGCCCCATGTTGCTGGCACAAGTTACCTCGGTGTCACAATTGTCTGATGTGCAACCGACCGATTGGGCATTTCAAGCCTTACAATCCCTCGTTGAACGCTACGGCTGTATTGCAGGGTATCCTGATGGAACCTTTCGGGGCAATAACTTCATGACCCGTTTTGAGTTCGCAGCGGGGTTGAATGCCTGTTTGGATCAGATTCTCGAGCTGGTAGATGGTGGGGAGGGTCTCGATCCCAGTGATTTAGCCACCATTCGCCGCTTGCAGGAAGAGTTTGCAGCGGAGTTGTCCACCATCAGAGGACGGGTTGACCGTTTGGAAGCCCGGACTTCGGAGTTGGAAGCGAATCAGTTCTCCACCACCACCAAGTTGCAAGGGGAAGCTATCTTCGCCCTCTATGGCATTGCCACGGGTGATAATGTTATCGGGGAGAATATCGATCATATCCCCTCCTTTGGCTACCGTAACCGTCTGGAGTTCCACACCAGCTTCACTGGCCGGGATTTGCTGATGACTCGTTTGCAAAGCAGCAATATCCCCGCCTTCTCTGATGTGGCAACGGGCTATCCTGAAGGAGATTTGTTCTTCTCGGATGACACCGGTGGCGGGGTGGAAGTGGATGCTCTGGTGTATCAGTTCCCCTTCGGTAATGCCAATGTGGTGATTGCCGCTAATGAAGGGGTCGCCGATGACTTTGCTTCGACCGTGAATCCCTTTTTTGATGGGGATGGTGGCAGTGGGGCCCTATCTCGCTTCGGAACTCGGGCCTCGATCTATTATCTGATGGAAGGATCTGGGATTGGGGTGGAATATCCCTTTGGTGATGCCCTCTCTCTCAGTGCTGGTTACTTTGCTGGAGACAGTGGTGATCCGAGTCGGGGTGCGGGATTGTTTAATGGTCCCTATGGGGCGATGGCCCAGTTGACGTTTACTCCGAGCGATCGCGCGGAGTTCGCCCTGACCTATGTCAATGCCTATAATCAGGAGATGAACACAGGCAGTGTTCTCAATAATGTTCGCCGATTCACCGGTGATATTATCCCGACGGTGAGTAACGCCTATGGCTTCCAAGGCTCATTCCAGGTCTCTGATAACTTTGCTCTCGGGGGCTGGGTGGGTTATGTGAATACCCAAACCCTCTCGACTTTGGGCCAACAGATTAATCGGGGGACTCTAGAGAGTTGGAATTGGGCGGTTACTCTGGCGTTCCCGGATCTACTTCTTCCTGGGAATCTGGCGGGGATTATTGTGGGACAGGAACCCAAAATTACGGGGAATCGTTCTGGCCTCCGGCAGCTAGCTGATGGCGAAAATTTCGTCCGAAGTGACCCAGATACGTCACTTCATGTGGAAGCCTTTTACTCGCTACAGGTGAGCGAAAACTTGACAATTACACCGGGCTTAATTTGGCTGACTGCTCCCAATCATAACACCAATAATGATGATGCTCTAATTGGAGTTGTACGGACAACGTTTAGTTTCTAA